The nucleotide window TGGTGGAGAGTGGCAGGCGGAGGACGACATGCACGAAAGCGAACGGCACAGGATCATTCTATCGACAGTCGAGGGGCGACCCGTCGTCAGCGTGAGCGATCTTGTGACGCTGACCGGCGCGAGCGAGGCCACGATCCGCCGCGACATCGCTGCACTTCATGTTCAGAAAAAGCTGCGCCGGGTGCGCGGCGGAGCCGAGTCGGTCGCGCCGCCGCAGTTCGTCGGCATCAATGCGCGCCCGTTCAGCGTGAACGAGGGCATCCGCCTGGCCGAAAAACGCGCCATCGCGCGGGCGGCCGTCGATCTGTGCAGTGATGGCGAGGCGATCATCATCAACGGCGGCACCACGACGTTCCAGATGGTTCACATGCTGACCGCCAAGCGGCTGCAGGTGTTCACCAACAGCTTTCCGATCGCCGAGCATCTGCTGAAGCACTCCAAGAACACCGTGCTGCTGCCCGCCGGCGCAATCTACCGCGAGCAGAACATCATCCTGTCGCCGTTCGACGAGGATGGCAGCCGCAATTTCTATGCGACGCGGATGTTCATGGGGTGCCGGGGCATCGGGCCGCTGGGGGTGATGGAAGGCGATCCGATGCTGGTGCAGGCCGAGCAGAAGCTGATCGGGCAGGCAGACGAGCTCATCATCCTGGCCGACAGCAGCAAGTTCGGGGCCCGGTCCAGCCTGCTGCTGTGCCCGCTGGCGCGCATTCACACCGTCATCACCGATGACGGTATCGGTGATCGTGCCGCGGCCATGCTCGAGGCGGCAGACGTAAGGTTGATCGTGGCGCGTGTCGGCGCTGCGGACAAGGGAGAAGACCGCATAGGCGAGAGCTGACGCGGACGGAAAACGGCTCATAGGGAGGAATATCATGAGCATCTGGAGGAAGGCACTTACGACCGCCGCAGTGGCAACGGTGCTGATGGCGCAAGCCGCAGCGGCCGAAAACGTCAAGATCGCGCTTGTGGTCAAGGCGCTTGGCATCGGGTTCTTCGAGGCCGCCGCAAAGGGCGCCGAAGAGGCTGCCGCCGAACTGGGCGATGTGGAAATCATCTATACCGGCCCGACCAGCACCACCGCCGAGGGCCAGATCGAGGTCATCAACGCGCTGATCGCCCAGGGCGTCGACGCGATTGCCATCTCGGCCAACGACCCCGACGCCGTGGCCCCCGCGCTGAAAAAGGCGATGAGCCGCGGCATCACGGTGGTTTCGTGGGATTCGGGCGTCGCACCCGAAGGCCGTCAGATGCACCTGAACCCGTCCTCTTCGGCGCTCATCGGCAACACGATCATCAAGCTGGCCGCAGACCACATGCCCGAGGGCGGCGACGTGGCCATCCTGTCGGCCACCTCGACCTCGACCAACCAGAACATCTGGATCGAAGAGGCCACCAAGGTGCTGCCGAACTATCCGGGCATCAACCTGGTTGCCACCGTCTATGGCGATGACCTGGCCGACAAGTCCTACCGCGAAGCGCAGGGCCTGATGGCCACCTACCCGAACCTCAAGGCGATCATCGCGCCGACGACGGTGGGCATCCTTGCCGCCTCGCAGGCCGTGACCGATGCCGGCAAGATCGGGCAGGTCAACGTGACCGGCCTGGGCCTGCCTTCGGAAATGGCGGGGGCCGTCGAATCCGGTGCCACCGTCAGCTTTGCGATCTGGAACCCGATCGACCTGGGCTATGCCGCCACGACGATCGCCTACAACCTGAACAAGGGCAACGCAAAGGCCGAACCGGGCGCGTCGATCCCGATGGGCCGGATGGGTGAGGCCGTCCTTGACGAAAACAACGAAGCGGCCATGTCGGACCCCTTCACCTACGACAAGTCGAACATCGAAGAGTTCAAGTCGATCTTCTGATCCGCCTGATCCAGCCTCATCAGCCCCGGCAATCCCGTGTCCGATCGCCGGGGCGCACTTTCCCATAGGTATCTCAATGAAACCCGTCCTGTCGCTTCGCGGCATTTCCAAGTCATTTCCGGGTGTCAAGGCGCTGCAGGGCGTGCAACTGGACCTGTTCGCAGGGCAGGTGACCGCGCTGATCGGCGAAAACGGGGCGGGCAAGTCCACCATCGTCAAGGTGCTGACCGGAATCTACCAGCCCGAAGAGGGCAG belongs to Frigidibacter mobilis and includes:
- the rhaS gene encoding rhamnose ABC transporter substrate-binding protein translates to MSIWRKALTTAAVATVLMAQAAAAENVKIALVVKALGIGFFEAAAKGAEEAAAELGDVEIIYTGPTSTTAEGQIEVINALIAQGVDAIAISANDPDAVAPALKKAMSRGITVVSWDSGVAPEGRQMHLNPSSSALIGNTIIKLAADHMPEGGDVAILSATSTSTNQNIWIEEATKVLPNYPGINLVATVYGDDLADKSYREAQGLMATYPNLKAIIAPTTVGILAASQAVTDAGKIGQVNVTGLGLPSEMAGAVESGATVSFAIWNPIDLGYAATTIAYNLNKGNAKAEPGASIPMGRMGEAVLDENNEAAMSDPFTYDKSNIEEFKSIF
- a CDS encoding DeoR/GlpR family DNA-binding transcription regulator, which produces MHESERHRIILSTVEGRPVVSVSDLVTLTGASEATIRRDIAALHVQKKLRRVRGGAESVAPPQFVGINARPFSVNEGIRLAEKRAIARAAVDLCSDGEAIIINGGTTTFQMVHMLTAKRLQVFTNSFPIAEHLLKHSKNTVLLPAGAIYREQNIILSPFDEDGSRNFYATRMFMGCRGIGPLGVMEGDPMLVQAEQKLIGQADELIILADSSKFGARSSLLLCPLARIHTVITDDGIGDRAAAMLEAADVRLIVARVGAADKGEDRIGES